A region of Streptomyces halobius DNA encodes the following proteins:
- a CDS encoding type I polyketide synthase translates to MTTQESTKLVEALRAALQDNARLRKENHDLAGGEVAVVGVGCRYAGGVAGLEDLWDVVVSGREAVSGVPLDRGWDAGVFGGGVVSAGSFLADAGGFDAGFFGISRREALGMDPQQRLLLECSWEALENAAIVPDSLAGRDVGVFVGEIAGEYGPALSDGPAGVSGYLLTGSTPSVASGRLSYVLGLGGPSVTVDTACSSSLVAVHLAVASLRRGESSLALAGAATVMSSPGLFVEFSRQGALSPDGRCRAFSADAAGFGLAEGAAVLVLERLEDALAAGHPVLGVVRGSAVNSDGASNGLTAPNGPAQQRVIRAALADAGLAPGDVDVVEAHGTGTRLGDPIEAQALQGVYDAGRERPLWLGSVKSNVGHAQAAAGMAGIIKVLGAFRHGQLPPTLHARTPSPHIDWEGSSLRLLTEGRDWSDGGERVRRAGLSSFGISGTNAHLILEQPPVPAVLEAGEEPESISVVSSPSSDSAAVSESVAWVVSARSGEALGEFAGRLAGRLGVLAGSVSVGDVAHTLGVERSVFAHRAVVVGRAWDELVAGVEALAEGREHEGVVRARAGGRSGTVFVFPGQGGQWPGMARELLEKPGAFAERMEECRQILADLAGWDLFEVLGDAQALARTDVVQPALCAVNVSLAAWWRAQGMVPDAVVGHSQGEIAAAYVAGALGLEDVLSLSVARSRAIGRLPAGSGMVTVNADAERITPWLTGDLVIAAFNSPSNTVISGPDGELEVLLARAEAEGVWARRIEVAYASHHPSVDAIADELLAWQPQTAPRASKVAFHSTVTGTELDTAQLTAQYWLENLRSPVRFATTVAELAATCDTFIEISPHPTLTTGLEQILEAAGHGEQALILPSLVREADAEPTLLLHRASAWAHGHTAPLPTPRPGRHVELPPHPFTHTTYWLTPTTAPTPHTHPVLDDGTLIASADAETPATLFTGTVDDQRLPWAADHSIGGTPVLPAVAFLDFAWHAGEQVGAPSVAELVLHAPLALSGPATVQVLVRPADTEDHWNFEIHSVRAADSAGPPFLRHASGVLTPSTDRAAYDTWDTEGAQPLDADAAYQRAGERGYEYGPAFTAVRALWRAEDEILAELALPAELHAEFGAGQAPTVGMLDAALQPIAFGLFGDESGLRLPFTFTDVELVAPGAEGVLRTRVRAVGPDTFTVLVSDTRGRLVARIGEVRVREAEVAELRAAVDRPLPLHAVRWLPVTPTPGEAADDRLPRLLDLTGGDTTTDTSTDPVERTRALLAEALAAVQEADGERLLVVTRRAVAAGTEDDDAFAGAIDPAGAAVWGLVRSAQSELPDRLILADSEDGTVPPPEQALALARAGFAQLAHRAGRWLRPAVTELTPTPATAPRHDAGTALPRQNADQDAGTALITGGTGTVGGHIARHLVAVHGVRHLLLVSRSGPDAEGAAGLAAELSGLGAEVRIERADVGDRARLAELIDSVGEEHPLTTVVHTAGILDDATVQNLDAARIDTVLAPKAAAAQHLHDLTEHLPLISFVLLSSLAGLLGTSGQAGYAAANSYVDALAHNRHAAGLPAVSVALGLWGETSALTAQLDEAGRRRLTELGLRPMQNEAALGLFDRALASGAATVVAADLDLKALSRSGHPLAQRPQPRVEAGRQNLRAELLALEPRQQLTALTERVTALAARVLRSAPGELIEPDVSFKELGFDSLTAVEFRNAIGTELGFRLPPTVVFDHPTPRSMAEALQQRLAEDSGDGDRARTPTSEPAPAKAPSDEPLAIVGMACRYPGGAESPEALWQLVLNGTDAIGEFPRDRGWNLTTLFSDDPDRPGTSTTRNGGFLYDAAQFDAEFFGIAPTEALAMDPQQRLLLELTWESFEHAGVDPQQLRGTDCGVYVGLMAQDYGGNLSGSRHGLDGYLLSGNTPSVASGRLAYTFGFSGPAVTVDTACSSSLVALHTAAGALRAGECRIAVVGAATVMSSPQTFTEFSRQRGLAADGRCKAYSAAADGTGWSEGAGVVLVQRLSDALADGNPVLALVRGTAVNQDGQSNGLTAPNGSAQRRVIERTLAAAGLGPAEVDVLEGHGTGTRLGDPIEAGAIIEAYGVQRQRPLLLGSLKSNIGHTQAAAGLGGVIKMVMAMRAGIVPKSLHIDEPSPHVAWDGSNVSLLTENQPWPQHDRQRRVAVSSFGASGTNAHVILEQAPESAGTRQAQGAPGTEDRETDRPAEATGTEGAATVLPLSARSDSSLREQAARLIRFLEAHPDAPLGDITWTLTRHRAQHRLRAVVTSRGLPELRSGLAAVAAGQDVPGVFTGTAAEGRLAFLFTGQGSQRAQMGADLMAASPVFARALRESCEAFDGLLDAPLLDVIMQPDDPRLHRTLFAQPALFALERALFVLASAAGLVPDAVAGHSLGELTAAHVAGVFDLAAAARLIAARAAAMDSAAARGGMASVRESEAEVAERIRDYDGRLSIAAVNGPASVVVSGDLDAVEDLLRNLADEGVRTKRLKVSHAFHSAHMDAVLDEFRKAARSVTYHEPRIPLVSNASGSFAGAADLTDPEYWVRHVRGTVRFGDAIDTLAASGHRHLLELGPDGALTGMVEERGESVTAVAALSAKHPELASLVDALAAVHVAGRTVDWTALTGTGNRIDLPTYGFTRQHYWASAEPDTPSAGPLLDQVVEVASTDTVVGQVTVDAQRQPWLNDHLIHGSCVLPGTYVAALVSSVGQEAGCPVVEELTLHTPAVCADRLDVQVAVTAGQDAGRRKFTVSVRDRAGGPWSSSAEGTVRPDTLSGAQEETAPALGADAAAVPAEAIVDGYARLAGRGYHYGPAFRALRTVRTAEGRTEAELVVPEGTVSWPVLAPALLDAALHPVILGLLPGLPADDDTLWAPFTWENVRLAGATPAPGSVLHARLDADARPGEVPAVSAEITTETGEHLATVGRVTLRALRPDQLAASHGAARWEIRAEAVDTPPLAGSAAVHAVGFDSPLSGGNGEEITLVDARAAASGDDPVRATHEAVRTASAALREALRAQLPVVVLVPDPEADGALAGSAVAGLARAAQAEHPGRIVLLAADDDAASLAQLPAAVTVRDGREWLLRRGRWYRPVLHRSAPPTAVGPVWPDPQELLLITGAGGGIGRQVARWAVAEWGARNLLLLSRRGEGDPVLRELAEELRTGGATVEVVACDLTEQDAVQSVFAAHPVRGVLHTAGVLADSTLDAMTDDQLHRVLAAKADAAWHLHRAAGENLRTFVLFSSLAGAFGSAGQANYSSANAFLDALARHRADRGLPATSIQWGLWGGSDGMAGTLSQQELASLAEDGILPMEPHRALAALDTVLADEPAPTVVVAALNPSAASDPRTAPAPIAPLLRTAADHPDDVPQLDLGAYLPAERPGVVLDLVRRTAARVLGHTSISAVPADRGFLDLGFDSLAAVKLRNQLAQSCAVALPNTVVFDCPTPAELAAYVTAELDVSEQSDEDSESGGPPGLAEASDEELFAIVDGGATRS, encoded by the coding sequence GTGACCACGCAGGAATCCACCAAGTTGGTCGAAGCGCTGCGCGCCGCGCTGCAGGACAACGCCCGCCTGCGAAAGGAGAACCACGACCTCGCCGGGGGTGAGGTTGCGGTGGTGGGTGTGGGGTGCCGGTATGCGGGTGGTGTGGCGGGTCTTGAGGACCTGTGGGATGTGGTGGTTTCGGGGCGTGAGGCGGTGTCGGGGGTGCCGTTGGATCGTGGGTGGGATGCGGGGGTGTTCGGTGGGGGTGTGGTGTCCGCTGGGTCGTTTCTGGCGGATGCGGGTGGGTTTGACGCGGGGTTCTTCGGGATTTCGCGGCGTGAGGCGTTGGGGATGGATCCGCAGCAGCGGCTGTTGCTGGAGTGCTCCTGGGAGGCCTTGGAGAATGCCGCAATCGTGCCCGACAGCCTGGCGGGACGCGACGTGGGCGTGTTCGTCGGCGAAATCGCCGGCGAGTACGGTCCCGCCCTCTCGGATGGACCGGCCGGGGTATCCGGCTACTTGCTGACGGGGTCGACGCCGAGTGTGGCGTCGGGGCGGTTGTCGTATGTGCTGGGTTTGGGTGGGCCGTCGGTGACGGTGGACACGGCGTGCTCGTCGTCGTTGGTGGCGGTGCATTTGGCGGTGGCGTCGTTGCGGCGTGGGGAGTCGTCGTTGGCGTTGGCGGGTGCGGCGACGGTGATGTCGTCGCCGGGGTTGTTTGTGGAGTTTTCGCGGCAGGGGGCGTTGTCGCCGGATGGGCGGTGCCGGGCGTTTTCGGCGGATGCTGCGGGGTTCGGCCTGGCCGAGGGCGCCGCGGTGTTGGTGCTGGAGCGGTTGGAGGACGCGCTGGCGGCGGGGCACCCGGTGTTGGGGGTGGTGCGGGGTAGTGCGGTGAATTCGGATGGGGCGAGTAACGGGCTCACGGCGCCGAATGGTCCGGCGCAGCAGCGGGTGATCCGGGCGGCGCTGGCGGATGCGGGGCTGGCGCCGGGTGATGTGGACGTGGTGGAGGCGCATGGAACGGGGACGCGGCTGGGGGACCCGATCGAGGCGCAGGCGTTGCAGGGAGTGTATGACGCGGGGCGTGAGCGGCCGTTGTGGTTGGGGTCGGTGAAGTCGAATGTGGGGCATGCGCAGGCGGCTGCGGGGATGGCCGGGATCATCAAGGTGCTGGGCGCCTTCCGGCACGGGCAGCTGCCGCCGACCCTGCATGCGCGGACACCGAGTCCGCACATCGATTGGGAGGGGTCTTCGCTCCGTCTGTTGACGGAAGGCCGGGACTGGTCGGACGGCGGGGAGCGGGTGCGTCGGGCGGGGCTGTCCTCGTTCGGTATCAGCGGGACCAATGCCCACCTGATCCTCGAACAGCCTCCAGTTCCCGCTGTGTTGGAGGCGGGGGAGGAGCCCGAGTCGATCTCGGTCGTCTCCAGCCCCTCGTCCGATTCCGCTGCCGTGTCGGAGTCGGTGGCGTGGGTGGTATCGGCGCGTAGCGGCGAGGCGTTGGGGGAGTTCGCGGGGCGTTTGGCGGGCCGGTTGGGGGTGTTGGCCGGGTCGGTGTCGGTGGGGGATGTGGCGCACACGCTCGGGGTGGAGCGGTCGGTCTTCGCTCACCGGGCGGTGGTGGTGGGCCGTGCCTGGGATGAGCTGGTGGCCGGGGTCGAGGCCCTGGCCGAGGGCCGTGAGCACGAGGGCGTGGTGCGGGCGCGGGCCGGGGGCCGGTCGGGCACGGTGTTTGTGTTTCCCGGGCAGGGCGGCCAGTGGCCGGGCATGGCGAGGGAGTTGCTGGAGAAGCCGGGGGCGTTCGCCGAGCGCATGGAGGAGTGCCGACAGATCCTGGCGGACCTGGCGGGGTGGGATCTGTTCGAGGTGCTGGGGGACGCACAGGCGTTGGCGCGCACGGACGTGGTGCAGCCGGCGTTGTGCGCGGTGAATGTGTCCTTGGCGGCGTGGTGGAGGGCCCAAGGGATGGTGCCCGATGCGGTGGTCGGGCATTCCCAAGGGGAGATCGCGGCGGCGTATGTGGCCGGGGCGCTTGGGCTGGAGGATGTGCTGTCGCTGTCGGTGGCACGGTCCCGGGCGATCGGGCGGCTGCCGGCCGGGTCGGGCATGGTCACCGTGAACGCGGACGCGGAGCGCATAACGCCCTGGCTGACCGGCGATCTGGTCATTGCCGCGTTCAACTCCCCTTCCAACACGGTGATATCGGGGCCCGATGGGGAACTGGAAGTGCTGCTGGCCCGGGCCGAGGCCGAGGGCGTGTGGGCGCGGCGGATCGAGGTGGCCTACGCCTCCCACCACCCCTCCGTCGACGCGATCGCGGATGAACTGCTGGCCTGGCAGCCCCAGACCGCGCCCCGCGCGTCCAAGGTCGCCTTCCACTCCACGGTCACCGGCACGGAGCTGGACACCGCCCAGCTCACCGCCCAGTACTGGTTGGAGAATCTGCGCAGCCCGGTCCGCTTCGCGACCACGGTGGCCGAACTGGCCGCGACCTGCGACACGTTCATCGAGATCAGCCCGCACCCGACGCTGACCACCGGCCTGGAGCAGATCCTGGAGGCCGCCGGCCACGGCGAGCAGGCGCTGATCCTGCCCAGCCTGGTGCGGGAGGCGGACGCGGAGCCCACCCTGCTGCTGCACCGGGCCAGCGCCTGGGCCCACGGACACACCGCGCCCCTACCCACACCCCGGCCCGGCCGCCATGTCGAGCTGCCCCCGCACCCCTTCACCCACACCACCTACTGGCTCACCCCCACCACCGCCCCAACCCCCCACACCCACCCCGTACTCGACGACGGGACCCTGATCGCGTCCGCCGACGCGGAAACTCCGGCCACGCTGTTCACGGGTACGGTCGACGACCAGCGTCTGCCATGGGCGGCCGACCACAGCATCGGTGGCACGCCCGTGCTGCCCGCAGTGGCTTTCCTGGACTTCGCCTGGCACGCCGGTGAGCAGGTCGGTGCTCCGTCCGTCGCCGAGCTGGTCCTGCACGCTCCGCTCGCTCTGAGCGGCCCCGCCACGGTGCAGGTTCTGGTGCGCCCGGCCGACACGGAGGACCACTGGAACTTCGAGATCCACTCGGTGCGCGCCGCCGATTCCGCCGGCCCGCCGTTCCTGCGACACGCCAGCGGAGTCCTGACTCCGAGCACCGACAGGGCCGCGTACGACACCTGGGACACCGAGGGCGCGCAGCCGCTTGACGCCGATGCGGCCTACCAGCGGGCGGGGGAACGCGGCTACGAGTACGGACCGGCGTTCACCGCCGTGCGTGCCCTGTGGCGGGCCGAGGACGAGATTCTGGCCGAACTGGCGCTCCCGGCCGAGCTGCACGCGGAGTTCGGCGCCGGCCAGGCCCCTACGGTCGGCATGTTGGACGCCGCGCTGCAGCCGATCGCCTTCGGGCTGTTCGGCGACGAGTCCGGACTTCGTCTGCCTTTCACCTTCACCGACGTGGAACTCGTCGCTCCCGGAGCCGAAGGAGTGCTGCGGACCCGGGTGCGTGCCGTGGGGCCCGATACCTTCACAGTGCTCGTCAGCGACACCCGAGGCCGTCTCGTCGCCCGGATCGGTGAGGTGCGGGTCCGCGAGGCCGAGGTGGCGGAGCTGCGGGCGGCCGTCGACCGGCCGCTGCCGCTGCACGCCGTGCGGTGGCTCCCGGTGACACCGACACCAGGCGAGGCCGCCGATGACCGGCTCCCACGCCTGCTGGACCTGACCGGCGGCGACACAACCACCGACACCAGCACCGACCCGGTGGAGCGGACCCGCGCGCTGCTCGCCGAGGCGCTCGCCGCGGTCCAGGAAGCCGACGGCGAACGGCTGTTGGTCGTCACGCGCCGTGCCGTCGCCGCCGGGACCGAGGACGACGACGCATTCGCCGGGGCCATCGACCCCGCAGGTGCGGCCGTGTGGGGACTGGTCCGGTCCGCGCAGTCCGAGCTGCCGGACCGGCTGATCCTGGCCGACAGCGAGGACGGCACCGTACCTCCGCCCGAGCAGGCGCTCGCACTCGCTCGCGCCGGCTTCGCGCAACTCGCCCACCGTGCGGGCCGCTGGCTGCGCCCGGCCGTCACGGAGCTCACGCCGACACCGGCAACCGCACCTCGCCACGACGCAGGCACGGCCCTACCTCGCCAGAACGCAGATCAGGACGCAGGTACGGCCCTGATCACCGGTGGCACCGGCACCGTCGGCGGGCACATCGCACGGCACCTGGTCGCCGTGCACGGCGTACGGCATCTGTTGCTGGTCAGCCGCAGCGGGCCTGATGCCGAGGGGGCCGCCGGGCTGGCCGCCGAGCTCTCCGGTCTGGGCGCCGAGGTGCGCATCGAGCGTGCCGACGTCGGTGACCGTGCGCGCCTCGCCGAGCTCATCGACTCCGTTGGCGAGGAACATCCCCTCACCACCGTGGTGCACACCGCAGGGATCCTCGACGACGCCACCGTGCAGAACCTCGACGCCGCCCGGATCGACACGGTGCTGGCCCCCAAGGCGGCCGCCGCCCAGCACCTGCACGATCTGACCGAGCACCTGCCGCTGATCTCGTTCGTGCTCCTCTCCTCGCTCGCCGGCCTGCTCGGCACCTCCGGTCAGGCCGGGTACGCGGCAGCCAACTCCTACGTGGACGCCCTCGCGCACAACCGCCACGCAGCCGGGCTGCCTGCCGTCAGTGTCGCGCTCGGGCTATGGGGCGAGACCAGCGCGTTGACCGCGCAGCTGGACGAGGCGGGCCGGCGCAGGCTCACGGAACTCGGGCTGCGGCCGATGCAGAACGAGGCCGCGCTGGGCCTGTTCGACCGCGCGCTCGCCTCCGGCGCCGCCACCGTGGTCGCCGCCGACCTCGACCTGAAGGCCCTCTCCCGCAGCGGCCACCCGCTGGCGCAGCGGCCGCAACCCCGCGTCGAGGCCGGGCGGCAGAACCTGCGCGCCGAACTGCTGGCTCTGGAGCCGCGTCAACAGTTGACTGCACTGACCGAGAGGGTCACCGCGCTGGCCGCCCGGGTGCTGCGCAGCGCGCCCGGCGAGCTCATCGAACCCGACGTCTCGTTCAAGGAGCTGGGCTTTGACTCGCTCACCGCCGTGGAGTTCCGCAACGCGATAGGCACCGAACTGGGATTCCGGCTGCCGCCGACCGTCGTCTTCGACCACCCCACGCCCCGGTCGATGGCCGAAGCCCTGCAGCAGCGGCTGGCGGAGGACTCCGGCGACGGCGACCGGGCCCGGACCCCGACGAGCGAACCCGCGCCGGCCAAGGCCCCCTCCGACGAGCCGCTCGCGATCGTCGGCATGGCCTGCCGCTACCCCGGCGGTGCGGAGAGCCCGGAAGCCCTGTGGCAACTGGTGCTCAACGGCACCGATGCCATTGGTGAGTTCCCTCGCGACCGGGGCTGGAACCTGACGACGCTCTTCAGCGATGACCCGGACCGACCGGGCACGAGCACCACCCGGAACGGTGGATTCCTTTACGACGCCGCCCAGTTCGACGCCGAGTTCTTCGGCATCGCCCCCACCGAGGCCCTCGCCATGGATCCCCAGCAGCGTCTGCTCCTGGAGCTCACCTGGGAGTCGTTCGAGCACGCGGGCGTCGACCCGCAGCAACTGCGCGGCACCGACTGCGGGGTCTACGTCGGACTGATGGCCCAGGACTACGGGGGCAATCTCTCCGGCTCCCGGCACGGGCTCGACGGCTACCTGCTGAGCGGCAACACCCCGAGCGTGGCCTCCGGGCGGCTCGCGTACACCTTCGGCTTCTCGGGACCGGCGGTCACCGTCGACACCGCGTGCTCCTCATCGCTCGTCGCTCTGCACACGGCCGCCGGGGCGCTGCGGGCGGGGGAGTGCCGGATCGCCGTCGTCGGGGCCGCCACCGTGATGTCCAGCCCGCAGACGTTCACCGAGTTCTCCCGGCAGCGCGGCCTGGCCGCCGACGGCCGGTGCAAGGCCTACAGCGCGGCCGCCGACGGCACCGGGTGGTCCGAGGGCGCCGGCGTGGTGCTCGTACAGCGGCTCTCCGACGCGCTGGCCGACGGCAACCCCGTCCTCGCTCTCGTCCGTGGCACGGCCGTGAACCAGGACGGCCAGAGCAATGGGCTGACCGCGCCCAACGGCTCCGCGCAGCGCCGCGTCATCGAACGCACCCTGGCCGCCGCCGGGCTCGGCCCCGCCGAGGTCGACGTGCTGGAGGGCCACGGGACCGGCACCCGGCTGGGCGATCCGATCGAGGCCGGCGCCATCATCGAGGCGTACGGCGTACAGCGGCAACGGCCGCTGCTGCTCGGCTCGTTGAAGTCCAACATCGGCCACACACAAGCTGCTGCCGGACTCGGCGGCGTCATCAAGATGGTGATGGCGATGCGGGCGGGCATCGTGCCGAAGAGCCTGCACATCGACGAACCGTCCCCCCACGTCGCCTGGGACGGCAGCAACGTGAGCCTGCTCACCGAGAATCAGCCGTGGCCCCAGCACGATCGGCAGCGCAGGGTGGCCGTGTCCTCGTTCGGGGCCAGTGGCACCAACGCCCACGTCATCCTGGAGCAGGCCCCCGAGTCGGCCGGCACGAGGCAGGCCCAGGGTGCGCCCGGCACCGAGGACCGTGAGACGGACCGGCCTGCGGAGGCGACAGGGACGGAGGGAGCGGCCACCGTGCTGCCGCTGTCCGCGCGCAGCGACAGCAGCCTGCGGGAACAGGCGGCACGGCTGATCCGCTTCCTGGAGGCCCATCCGGACGCCCCGCTCGGCGACATCACTTGGACGCTGACCCGGCACCGGGCCCAGCACCGCCTGCGGGCCGTGGTGACCAGTCGCGGTCTGCCCGAACTGCGCTCCGGTCTTGCCGCCGTCGCGGCCGGGCAGGATGTGCCGGGCGTGTTCACCGGCACTGCGGCCGAGGGCCGGCTCGCCTTCCTGTTCACCGGCCAGGGGTCCCAGCGCGCGCAGATGGGTGCCGACCTCATGGCCGCCTCTCCGGTCTTCGCCCGGGCGCTGCGCGAGTCGTGCGAGGCGTTCGACGGACTGCTCGACGCCCCGCTGCTGGACGTGATCATGCAGCCGGACGATCCCCGGTTGCACCGTACGCTCTTCGCCCAGCCCGCCCTGTTCGCGCTGGAGCGCGCCCTGTTCGTCCTGGCCTCCGCCGCCGGTCTGGTGCCGGACGCGGTCGCCGGACACTCCCTGGGCGAGCTGACGGCAGCTCATGTTGCGGGTGTGTTCGATCTCGCCGCCGCCGCCCGCCTCATCGCGGCCCGTGCCGCGGCCATGGACAGCGCGGCCGCCCGGGGAGGCATGGCGAGTGTGCGGGAGTCCGAGGCGGAGGTTGCCGAGCGGATACGCGACTACGACGGCCGACTGTCGATTGCGGCGGTCAACGGCCCGGCCTCGGTCGTGGTCTCCGGAGACCTGGACGCCGTGGAGGACCTGCTGCGGAACCTCGCCGACGAGGGCGTACGGACCAAGCGGCTCAAGGTGTCGCACGCCTTCCACTCGGCCCACATGGACGCCGTGCTGGACGAGTTCCGGAAGGCCGCGCGGTCCGTCACCTACCACGAGCCGAGGATCCCGCTGGTCTCGAACGCCTCGGGCTCCTTCGCCGGCGCCGCCGACCTCACCGACCCGGAGTACTGGGTGCGGCACGTGCGCGGCACCGTCCGCTTCGGCGACGCGATCGACACGCTGGCTGCCTCCGGCCACCGCCACCTGCTGGAGCTGGGCCCCGACGGTGCGCTGACCGGCATGGTGGAGGAGCGGGGCGAGTCCGTCACCGCGGTCGCCGCACTGTCGGCCAAGCACCCCGAACTCGCCTCGCTCGTGGACGCGTTGGCAGCCGTGCACGTGGCCGGGCGGACCGTCGACTGGACCGCGCTGACCGGTACCGGAAACCGGATCGACCTGCCGACGTACGGGTTCACCCGGCAGCACTACTGGGCGAGCGCCGAACCGGACACTCCCTCGGCGGGGCCGCTCCTGGACCAGGTCGTCGAAGTGGCCTCCACCGACACGGTGGTCGGCCAGGTCACGGTGGACGCGCAGCGGCAGCCGTGGCTGAACGACCATCTGATTCACGGCAGTTGCGTGCTTCCCGGTACCTATGTGGCTGCCCTGGTGTCGAGCGTCGGCCAGGAGGCGGGCTGCCCCGTCGTGGAGGAACTCACCCTCCACACGCCCGCCGTCTGCGCCGACCGGCTGGACGTGCAGGTCGCCGTCACTGCAGGGCAGGACGCGGGACGGCGGAAGTTCACGGTGAGCGTCCGGGACCGTGCGGGCGGCCCGTGGTCGTCGAGCGCCGAGGGCACCGTCCGCCCGGACACGCTGAGCGGCGCGCAGGAAGAGACGGCTCCTGCCCTCGGCGCGGACGCAGCCGCCGTGCCTGCGGAGGCGATCGTGGACGGTTACGCGCGGCTTGCCGGGCGCGGCTACCACTACGGTCCCGCGTTCCGCGCACTGCGGACGGTCCGCACGGCCGAGGGCCGTACCGAGGCCGAACTCGTGGTTCCTGAGGGCACGGTGAGCTGGCCGGTGCTGGCGCCCGCGCTCCTGGACGCCGCGCTGCACCCGGTCATCCTCGGCCTGCTGCCCGGCCTACCGGCCGACGACGACACGCTGTGGGCGCCGTTCACCTGGGAGAACGTCCGCCTTGCCGGGGCGACCCCGGCCCCCGGCAGCGTCCTGCACGCCCGGCTCGACGCCGATGCCCGACCCGGCGAAGTCCCCGCCGTCTCCGCCGAGATCACCACGGAGACGGGCGAACACCTCGCCACCGTCGGACGGGTCACCCTGCGCGCTCTGCGCCCCGACCAGCTCGCCGCCTCGCACGGGGCGGCCCGGTGGGAGATCCGCGCCGAAGCAGTCGACACACCCCCGCTCGCCGGCTCTGCCGCGGTACACGCCGTCGGATTCGACTCCCCCCTGTCCGGTGGCAACGGCGAGGAGATCACCCTCGTCGACGCCAGGGCCGCCGCCAGCGGCGACGACCCGGTGCGCGCCACACACGAGGCAGTCCGCACCGCGTCGGCCGCCCTGCGCGAGGCGCTGCGGGCACAGCTGCCGGTCGTGGTGCTGGTGCCTGATCCGGAGGCCGACGGCGCGCTCGCCGGTTCGGCCGTGGCCGGTCTGGCCAGGGCCGCGCAGGCCGAGCACCCCGGCCGGATCGTGCTGCTCGCGGCCGACGACGACGCGGCCTCCCTCGCTCAGCTGCCGGCCGCCGTCACCGTGCGGGACGGGCGCGAATGGCTGCTCCGCCGTGGCCGCTGGTACCGCCCCGTCCTGCACCGGTCCGCCCCGCCCACCGCTGTTGGACCGGTGTGGCCGGACCCGCAGGAGCTGCTGCTGATCACCGGCGCCGGCGGTGGCATCGGACGACAGGTGGCCCGGTGGGCCGTGGCCGAATGGGGCGCCCGCAACCTGCTGCTGTTGTCCCGACGGGGCGAGGGCGACCCTGTCCTGCGCGAACTGGCCGAGGAACTGCGTACGGGCGGCGCGACCGTCGAGGTGGTCGCCTGTGACCTGACCGAACAGGACGCGGTGCAGTCCGTGTTCGCGGCCCACCCGGTCCGGGGAGTGCTGCACACGGCGGGAGTGCTGGCCGACTCGACGCTCGACGCCATGACTGACGACCAGCTGCATCGCGTCCTCGCCGCCAAGGCCGACGCAGCGTGGCATCTGCACCGCGCCGCCGGCGAAAACCTGCGCACCTTCGTCCTGTTCTCCTCCCTCGCCGGCGCCTTCGGCTCGGCGGGACAGGCCAACTACAGCTCCGCCAACGCCTTCCTGGACGCCCTGGCCCGGCACCGCGCGGACCGAGGGCTGCCCGCCACCAGCATCCAGTGGGGACTGTGGGGCGGCTCCGATGGCATGGCCGGCACGCTGTCGCAACAGGAGTTGGCGAGCCTGGCCGAGGACGGCATCCTCCCCATGGAACCGCACCGGGCACTGGCCGCCCTCGACACCGTCCTCGCCGACGAACCGGCCCCCACCGTGGTCGTCGCCGCGCTCAACCCGTCCGCCGCGAGCGATCCGCGGACCGCGCCCGCTCCCATCGCGCCGCTCCTGCGGACCGCCGCAGACCATCCGGACGACGTGCCCCAACTCGACCTGGGGGCCTATCTGCCCGCCGAGCGCCCCGGCGTGGTGCTCGACCTGGTCCGGCGCACCGCGGCAAGGGTGCTCGGGCACACCAGCATTTCCGCCGTCCCCGCCGACCGCGGATTCCTCGACCTCGGCTTCGACTCCCTAGCCGCGGTCAAACTGCGCAACCAGCTCGCGCAGAGCTGCGCCGTGGCCCTGCCCAACACGGTGGTCTTCGACTGCCCGACGCCGGCCGAGCTCGCCGCCTATGTGACGGCCGAACTCGACGTATCGGAGCAGTCCGACGAGGACTCCGAGAGCGGCGGCCCCCCGGGCCTGGCCGAGGCCAGCGACGAAGAACTGTTCGCCATCGTCGACGGAGGGGCAACCCGGTCATGA
- a CDS encoding phosphopantetheine-binding protein, whose product MAQTLIPASSAPARAAEDDAGRLQARLAGADPAEAARIVTSFVLGHLSEVLGHTDSSAIPSTGSFKELGLTSINAVELRNRLAAGTGLSLPAGLVFDHPNPKALAAHLAERMAGAGQHGRGDPLAPALEAVRALGERLARLAPHAADSADGGRAVQEALGTLAGQWRDSTGRTTGTAPVDSLDGATDDEIFGLIDNELGMVMGQESPAPDALEAADE is encoded by the coding sequence ATGGCACAGACCCTGATCCCCGCGTCCTCGGCACCGGCCCGTGCCGCCGAGGACGACGCGGGTCGGCTGCAGGCCCGGCTCGCCGGGGCCGATCCCGCCGAGGCGGCACGCATCGTCACCTCGTTCGTGCTGGGCCACCTCTCGGAGGTCCTCGGGCACACCGACAGTTCCGCGATCCCGTCGACCGGCTCGTTCAAGGAACTGGGCCTGACCTCCATCAACGCCGTCGAGCTGCGCAACCGCCTCGCGGCCGGAACCGGCCTGTCCCTGCCCGCCGGCCTGGTCTTCGACCACCCCAACCCCAAGGCGCTGGCCGCGCATCTGGCGGAGCGGATGGCCGGGGCCGGGCAGCACGGCCGCGGCGATCCGCTGGCACCGGCCCTGGAGGCGGTGCGGGCCCTGGGCGAGCGGCTCGCCCGGCTCGCCCCGCATGCGGCGGACTCCGCCGACGGCGGCCGGGCCGTCCAGGAGGCGCTGGGGACGCTGGCCGGACAGTGGCGCGACAGTACGGGCCGCACAACGGGGACGGCGCCGGTGGACAGCCTCGACGGTGCCACCGACGACGAGATTTTCGGCCTGATCGACAACGAACTCGGAATGGTCATGGGCCAGGAATCACCGGCCCCTGACGCGCTGGAGGCAGCAGATGAGTAA